The Blastocatellia bacterium region TTGACGGTGATTGACAATCGGACGGGGCGGAGTTACGAGGTGCCGATTGAGGAGGGGGCGGTGCGGGCGATGGAGTTTCGGCGGGTGAAGGTGGGGGAGGGGGATTTTGGGTTGATGGTGTACGATCCGGGGTTTCAGAACACGGCGGCGTGTCGCAGTGGGATCACGTTCATCGAT contains the following coding sequences:
- a CDS encoding citrate (Si)-synthase translates to MSKDTLTVIDNRTGRSYEVPIEEGAVRAMEFRRVKVGEGDFGLMVYDPGFQNTAACRSGITFID